Proteins encoded by one window of Actinomycetota bacterium:
- a CDS encoding glycosyltransferase — MASVAVGVVPRERFSMAAQVLERLLACTPENFELVVVDAGTPAPFRAEMDRVLRGRPSVVRPTTDEILLPNEARNLVIDNTDADWICFLENDVLVEPGWLSKLLAACEEEAAAAAVPLIVDRFGPFEKVHFDDRLHTITTVDTPDGTGLRIEPRPDSNESDRGATRRRVDFIETHCMLLSCRALERTGLFDPSITAQEEVDVSLALHAHGLPAVLEPAAVVTFYPPPPVHPEEREFYLRKWDPESYARDYRRVAERWRLIDPPSAMGVVETRRSYVREPDPERQVVAELAYRQRLMATAADLAAAARADQPLILVHDEQLNLNVVAPGLEVLPFLEREGLYWGPPPDDATAIAELERMHAEGASAIAFAWPSFWWLDHYPGFTEYLRASYATVLSNDRLVAFDLTDRTATARTAATAPRTGQP; from the coding sequence ATGGCCAGCGTCGCGGTAGGAGTGGTACCCCGTGAGCGGTTCTCGATGGCCGCTCAAGTGCTCGAGCGCCTGCTCGCGTGCACCCCGGAGAACTTCGAGCTTGTGGTCGTCGATGCCGGCACCCCGGCCCCTTTCCGTGCCGAGATGGACCGCGTCCTGCGAGGTCGGCCGAGCGTCGTGCGCCCGACCACCGACGAGATCCTGTTGCCGAACGAGGCCCGCAACCTCGTGATCGACAACACCGACGCCGACTGGATCTGCTTCCTGGAAAACGACGTCCTCGTCGAGCCCGGGTGGTTGAGCAAGCTCCTGGCGGCCTGCGAGGAGGAGGCAGCGGCAGCGGCGGTGCCACTGATCGTGGACCGATTCGGCCCGTTCGAGAAGGTCCACTTCGATGATCGTCTGCACACCATCACCACGGTCGACACCCCGGACGGCACCGGCCTGCGGATCGAGCCACGACCGGACTCCAACGAGAGCGACCGTGGAGCCACGCGCCGGCGCGTGGACTTCATCGAGACGCACTGCATGCTGTTGTCGTGTCGGGCCTTGGAGCGCACCGGCCTGTTCGATCCCTCCATCACCGCTCAGGAGGAAGTGGACGTCAGCCTGGCCCTCCATGCCCATGGGCTGCCCGCCGTGCTGGAACCCGCTGCCGTCGTGACCTTCTACCCGCCGCCGCCGGTCCACCCCGAGGAGCGGGAGTTCTACCTGCGCAAGTGGGACCCGGAGTCCTATGCGCGGGACTACCGACGCGTCGCCGAGCGCTGGCGGCTCATCGATCCGCCCAGCGCCATGGGAGTCGTCGAGACGCGACGGTCCTACGTGCGTGAGCCGGACCCGGAGCGGCAGGTGGTCGCCGAGCTGGCCTACCGTCAGCGACTGATGGCCACCGCCGCCGACCTTGCCGCCGCCGCTCGTGCAGACCAGCCGCTGATCCTGGTTCACGACGAGCAACTGAACCTCAACGTGGTGGCGCCGGGCCTGGAGGTGCTGCCCTTCCTCGAACGTGAAGGCCTGTACTGGGGTCCTCCGCCCGACGATGCCACGGCCATCGCCGAGCTGGAGCGCATGCACGCCGAGGGGGCGAGCGCCATCGCGTTCGCCTGGCCGTCGTTCTGGTGGCTCGACCACTACCCAGGCTTCACCGAGTATCTGCGCGCGTCCTATGCGACCGTGCTCAGCAACGACCGACTGGTGGCCTTTGACCTGACCGACCGCACCGCAACCGCCCGAACCGCAGCGACGGCGCCGCGAACGGGACAGCCGTGA